From the genome of Nicotiana sylvestris chromosome 2, ASM39365v2, whole genome shotgun sequence, one region includes:
- the LOC104210917 gene encoding mitogen-activated protein kinase kinase kinase 20-like: protein MDWVRGEAVGHGSFGKVNYALPRCQNTLFSQSMVVKSSAASCSATLLNEKLILDELNSCPHIINCLGDNYTYENGEKIYNVLLEYASGGDLSDKLKNSGDHKLPEFEVKKNTKALLRGLHYIHKSGYVHCDIKLQNILLGEDGQVKIADFGLAKRTKSTEDNKLRCELRGTPLYMSPEMVTGGEQDCPADIWALGCVVAEMAAGVPVWKYSNITQLLMAIGVGDQLPEFPAKLSEEGKDFLGKCFVKDPRNRWTAEMLLNHPFVADQHYDDVTVTLNDETCGSGSPSTSPRCPFDFPDWVSYASAASAITSLPSPAIQELLKFCGGSWSTTPAERLRELINEGPESEWSTDDGWVCVR, encoded by the coding sequence ATGGATTGGGTTCGAGGTGAAGCAGTAGGCCATGGAAGCTTCGGCAAAGTCAATTATGCATTACCCAGATGCCAGAATACTCTGTTTTCTCAATCGATGGTGGTTAAATCTTCTGCTGCTTCCTGTTCAGCTACTCTGTTGAACGAGAAGCTGATCTTGGATGAGCTTAACAGTTGCCCCCACATCATCAATTGCCTTGGAGACAACTATACATACGAAAATGGCGAAAAGATATACAATGTCTTATTGGAGTACGCTTCTGGAGGTGATTTATCAGATAAGCTCAAGAATTCCGGTGATCACAAATTGCCGGAATTTGAAGTAAAGAAAAACACTAAGGCGTTACTCAGAGGGCTACACTATATCCACAAGAGTGGCTATGTGCACTGTGATATTAAGCTTCAGAACATTcttttaggcgaagatggtcaggTCAAAATTGCTGATTTTGGACTGGCAAAGAGAACTAAATCTACAGAAGATAATAAGCTGCGATGTGAATTGAGGGGTACTCCATTATACATGTCGCCGGAAATGGTTACCGGCGGCGAACAAGACTGTCCCGCCGATATCTGGGCACTTGGGTGTGTTGTGGCAGAGATGGCAGCAGGAGTTCCAGTTTGGAAATACTCAAATATAACCCAACTATTGATGGCAATTGGAGTTGGTGATCAATTGCCTGAATTTCCCGCGAAATTATCCGAGGAAGGAAAAGATTTTCTAGGAAAATGCTTTGTGAAGGACCCAAGAAATAGATGGACGGCTGAGATGCTTCTAAACCATCCTTTTGTTGCTGATCAACATTATGATGATGTCACTGTTACATTGAATGACGAAACATGCGGGAGTGGCAGTCCTTCGACGTCTCCTAGGTGCCCATTTGATTTCCCAGATTGGGTCTCTTATGCTTCTGCTGCATCAGCCATTACATCTCTGCCCTCGCCGGCAATTCAAGAATTGCTGAAGTTTTGCGGCGGGTCATGGTCCACAACGCCGGCGGAGAGGCTGCGGGAGTTAATCAATGAAGGACCTGAATCTGAGTGGTCCACTGATGATGGCTGGGTCTGCGTTCGGTGA